GCGACATCTTTAAAGTTGTTGTCTGTAATTGCACTATAGGTTTCATTGGATGGAGGTAATTGATATTTATATTGACTATTTGGGTCGTATACACCTGCTGTATTCATACTTACCTCAGAAGTGGAACGAATAGCTATACTCGTAAAATCCTCTTCAGATACAGTCCGTTTAACGGTTGTGTGAGATTTATCAATAAGCCTATTTTTATATTCCACCATTACGAATTCCTGCATTTCAATTGTTGTGGGTTGCATTTTAATATCTATATGTTTAATGGAATCTATACTCAATTCAATGTTTGATATTTGAACTGGTTTATATCCAATACAAGCCACTCTTATGGTATAAGTATTTGGAGCAACATTTTTGAATATAAAATTACCATCAAAGTCAGATTGAGCTCTTGACAATGTTTTGTTATCGAGTCTTAAATCTATATTAGCAAATGGCAATGGTTCACCTGAATCTTTGTCCGTTATTTTACCTTTTAAAGTAGACTGAGCCTGGGTTGCCGATAGACTTATAAAAAATATAAGCATAAGAAGAGTACGTATCATAGCATTAAGTTTTAAATAAATAAAAAGGGTATCTATTTATATTAACGCGGATGATATGGTTGGAGTTAGGGAAGTTTACTTATTTCTAAGGGCTAACGATGATTAATGATTAGGAGACAAATTTATTTGAGCATCTAAATAACTCTCAAATAAAGTGAGAAACTCACTGAAGTATGGAGTAAAAAAAGGTATGTATTGGGGTGTATTTGCTCTTTTAGAGGGTTTGATGATTTAGGATTTTTGTAGGGATAAAAATAAATTAACCATGCAGAGATACTCTATAATAATCAGCGCACTATCGTTGGTGCTAATCGTAATTTTTCTAAGTCTATATATAGGAGATACCCGAAAGGTTGGGTATGTGGATAACACTCGTTTGTTATTGGATTATAATGGGTATAAGGAAGCACAGTCGGATTATGAGAAGAAGGAAGCAGAGTGGGCGAAGAATCTGGAGGAATTAGAGAAGGATTTAAAAGCGTCTTTTATAAAGTATCAAAGTGAGCGAGAGAGTTTATCGATAGAGAGACGGAAGAAGGAAGAGGAGATATTAAATTACAAGAAGAATAATCTATTAGAAGCGAAGGAGCGATACACGGAGAATATCCAAAGGGAGAATGATCGTTTGATGGAGGAAGTATCAAATCAGATTGAGGTGTATGTAGAAAGGTATGCTCAGGAGCAGGGCTATGAACTTATTGTAGGAATCACGGATCAGGGGAATGTTTTGTATAGTGATAAGGACAAGAACATAACGGAGGAATTACTGATTGGATTGAATGGCAGTTATGAGGGGATGTAGTTATATATGGATATATATAATGGTCTTTTTTATTTCTGGATGTGTGAGAGAGGAAATAGAGAGTAAGGAAGATCTGTTGGGGTATATAGAGGCTCATCGCGAAGATTTTTCGAAACACCGAAATTTTAAGGAGTTAGATGTGGATGTTCGCTGTATTCCCGGTGAGTTAAGAAAGGATAGAGATTTAGATGGAGGTTTAAGTTTTGTTTTTTCAATAACGGGAAAGGAGCAAGATTTTTTAAAGAGATATTCACGTAATTATGAAGAGTACCGGCAATACAAGTGGTATTTGATGAATAGTTGGAAGGACTTTATTTATATAGAGGAAGAAGGGCGTAAGATACCACCTGATATTGCACAATTTGAAGAGCGATATGAATTGGGGAGGGGATGTGTGTATAATATTGTGTTTGATGAGACCCAATTAAAAGAAGAGCAAGTAACCCTGGTATATGATGACCAGATATTTGGTATGGGGAAGTTGAAGTTTCGGTTTGACTTGTCTGTATTAAGAGATCTACCAATAAACGAAGAAACGTATTACAATACTTTGTAAAATGAAGAGAATAAGACCATTATTAAAGACAGCGAGTTATGGGATGTTGATCCTGTTTGTAAATCAGATCATGTTCCCGATGTATAGTTATGCGATTACAGGGCATTCGAGTATGCCGGAGTATAGTTCATTTGAGCCGGTATCGACCACGAATATGGTCAATGAATTTGATGGGAGTTTTACTTATAATTTACCGTTATTGAATGTACCGAATGGGTATCCGGTAAACTTATCCTATCATAGTAATTCAGTGAATAATGAGGCATTATCGAGTTGGGTTGGATTGGGATGGAATATTAATCCAGGAGTGATTAATAGGAATAAGAAGGGTTTCCCAGATGAGTATGATGGAGCGAAGGTGACCTATTATAATCGTATGCCAGCAAACTGGACAATAGGAGCGAAGTTGGGAGTAAATATAGACATATTTGCTAAAGAGACATCAAAGGGAGAGTCATCAGGATTGATAGGAGCGAATATAAGTCAAACAATATCCTTTAATAATTATAATGGATTAGGAACTTCATTAAGTTTTGGCGCATCAGATTTTGCAGGAGTGGCCAATATCAATGCGAGTTTTTCGAATGGGAAGTATAATGGGGCGACATATAGCATTAATCCAATGAATGCATTAAATGCATTTTCGGCTAAAGATAGGCCTTTAAGTGAGGAAGATGCTAAGGGTAAAAGTGAAATAGATAAATTACTTCTAACCGAAAAACAAAAGGAAAAAGATACTGAAACTATGAATAAGGGAAAGGAATCAGCGTTATCTTTTTTTAATCCCTCATTTGGTCCATCATTTCGCCCTATTCCGGTTTCTGTGTCAGAGTCTATGGGAGTTATGACAAGTATTAAATTGGATGTTGGAGCAGCTTTTGCACCTGTACCAATAAAGGGTCAGTGGTCTGCTACGGGAACATTTTCGATGCAGAAGAACAAGTATGAAGTAAAGGAGGAGACGGTATATGGCTATTTAAATACAGAGAAAGCCCAAGATGATCCAAAAGGATTGATGGATTATACGATGGAGATGGAGTCTCATTTAGAGAAGAACGATGAAGTTTTGGGGTATCCACTAGCGAATGCAGATAATTATAGCTTAAGTGGAGAAGCTTTTGGAGGGAGTTTTGAAGCGGTGCGAGGAGATTTTGGATATTTCAGACCGAATGAAATACGTAGTGAAGATATAGGAGTGGATTTTGGAGCTGGTTTTTCAGTGCCATTAAATTTCATTCCGGGTCTTGCAAATTTAGAGTTCGGGTATGGAGGATCGATAGCATCAAATTATCATCAGACAGATATAGGAGAGTGGGAAGAATTTATGGGTGTAGATCAATCTTTTAAGTCAGAGTCTTCATTTGAGGAATCTCAAGAGAAAGTATTTTACTTGTTTGCTGGGGACTTAGCTGGATATTTTGATTTAACGGAAAGACATGATGTATTTAATGATGCACCATATTCTCCGACATTAACGGGGAATGTATCAGCAAATGATAATTCATATGGAGGGTTTCGTATGGTTAACTTCAGAAGTGATGGGAAACATAAGCAACGAAGTACACATATTGTGACTCATACGAATGAGGATTTTTCAAAGCTAGGAAAGCGAAGTAGCCCATATAGGACTTATGAGAAGGGGTTAGAATATTATAATGGAAGTAGTTATGAGGATTATGACTATGGAGATTACCCTGCAGGAGGTATTGCAGAGATTGTAACAACGAATAAGGATGGATTAATCTATGTATATGGATTACCGGTATATGAAAGAAATGAGCAGAATATCCAGTATGGTTTGGAATCGAGTGACTATTCAGGTTCACCGAATGTAATCTTTTCAGAAGATGGCTTGATAGCGATGTTAGATAAGAGTCAATTTTCTGATAGTGGTGCAAAACGTAAAGTAGGTCAGAAGGATGGGAATATGTATGCGACAACGTATTTACTTACACAGATACTCACACCAGATTATATAGACCGTACAGGAGATGGTCCATCAGAGGATGATTTTGGAAGTTATACACAGTTTAAATATGAGCGAGTACATGGTGGAGATGGCTCAGACGCATGGTATGGTCATAGATCTCCATATATTGGGGTGAGTTTATCTTCAGGTTCCTTATCAACGAATCGAGATGATATGGGAAGTTTTGGATATGGAGAGAAAGAGGTGTATTTATTACATGAGGTGCATTCAAAGACTCACGTAGCGAAGTTTAAAAAGAGTAGTCGATCAGACGGACAATCGGTGGGATTACCGAATGGTTCAAGTGCGGAAGCGATTGCAGAATGGGATGGAAGTACCGGAACGAGAAAGAGTCTGAAGAAATTAGATGAGATTGAGCTATATGCAAAACAAAGTGATGATGGTTCCTTATCCGAAGAATTATCGAGTGTTCATTTCAAGTATGATTATACTTTGGCAAATGGCTTACCTAATAATTCATCTTCTAGTGGGAAGTTAACCTTAAAGAAAGTATGGGTAGAACACGGAGGGATTTCTAAGAATAGAATACAGCCATATGAGTTTGTATATGAGTATCCTAATATTACGAGTTATCCTATTAGTGCTCAGTATCCTTCATCAGATCAAGTAGGACGAAATATTAACGATTTTGATCATGGGGATATTCCAGTAGGAATTCAACATCCTAATTATATGTCTGTGAACACAGATGGTTGGGGGCAGTATTGTAATTATGATGAGGACAAATCAGATTTAAATTATGCGAGTAAAAATTTAAAGCGCTTTTTCCCATTTAATAATCAGGATCCGGATTATAGTAAGTTCGATCCAGCGGCCTATTTATTAAAGCAAATAAAATTACCAAGTGGTGGGGAAATCCATGTTCAATATGAACAACATGAATATGCTTATGTACAAAACCGCAATGCGATGGTGATGGTTCCGCTTCATTCGGATACGGATGTTGAAGAGACAAATAACAAGCTATATTATATTGATATAGAGAAGATAGGGTTGTCTACTCCGAATACGAAGAGTGAGCGAGAAGCTTTAGCTAAAAAGCTATTTGAGCCGATGATAG
This genomic interval from bacterium SCSIO 12643 contains the following:
- a CDS encoding OmpH family outer membrane protein; its protein translation is MQRYSIIISALSLVLIVIFLSLYIGDTRKVGYVDNTRLLLDYNGYKEAQSDYEKKEAEWAKNLEELEKDLKASFIKYQSERESLSIERRKKEEEILNYKKNNLLEAKERYTENIQRENDRLMEEVSNQIEVYVERYAQEQGYELIVGITDQGNVLYSDKDKNITEELLIGLNGSYEGM